One genomic region from Ursus arctos isolate Adak ecotype North America unplaced genomic scaffold, UrsArc2.0 scaffold_17, whole genome shotgun sequence encodes:
- the SYT4 gene encoding synaptotagmin-4, with product MAPITTSREEFDEIPTVVGIFSAFGLVFTVSLFAWICCQRKSSKSNKTPPYKFVHVLKGVDIYPENLSSKKKFGADDKNEVKNKPAVPKNSLHLDLEKRDLNGNFPKTNLKASSPSDLENVTPKLFSEGEKEAVSPDSLKSNTSVTSEEKQEKLGTLFFSLEYNFEKKAFVVNIKEARGLPAMDEQSMTSDPYIKMTILPEKKHKVKTRVLRKTLDPAFDETFTFYGILYTQIQELALHFTILSFDRFSRDDIIGEVLIPLAGIELSDGKTLMNREIIKRNVRKSSGRGELLISLCYQSTTNTLTVVVLKARHLPKSDVSGLSDPYVKVNLYHAKKRISKKKTHVKKCTPNAVFNELFVFDIPCEGLEEISVEFLVLDSERGSRNEVIGRLVLGAAAEGTGGEHWKEICDYPRRQIAKWHMLCDG from the exons ATGGCTCCGATCACTACCAGCCGGGAAGAATTTG ATGAAATCCCCACAGTGGTGGGGATCTTCAGTGCATTTGGCCTGGTCTTCACAGTCTCTCTGTTTGCATGGATCTGCTGTCAGAGAAAATCATCCAAGTCTAACAAGACTCCGCCATATAAGTTTGTGCATGTACTAAAAGGAGTTGATATTTATCCTGAAAATCTGAGTAGCAAGAAGAAGTTTGGAGCAGATgacaaaaatgaagtaaagaaTAAACCAGCTGTGCCAAAGAATTCATTGCATCTTGACCTTGAGAAGAGAGATCTCAATGGCAATTTTCCCAAAACAAACCTTAAAGCTAGTAGCCCTTCTGATCTGGAGAATGTGACCCCAAAGCTCTTttcagaaggggagaaagaggctGTTTCCCCTGATAGCTTAAAGTCTAACACTTCCGTTACTtcagaagagaagcaggagaagctGGGAACCCTCTTCTTCTCCTTAGAGTACAACTTTGAGAAGAAAGCATTTGTGGTGAATATCAAGGAAGCCCGTGGCTTGCCGGCCATGGATGAGCAGTCAATGACCTCTGACCCGTACATCAAAATGACGATCCTCCCAGAGAAGAAGCATAAAGTGAAAACCAGAGTTCTGAGAAAGACCTTGGACCCAGCTTTTGACGAGACCTTTACATTCTATGGGATCCTCTACACCCAGATCCAAGAGTTGGCCTTGCACTTCACAATCTTGAGTTTTGACAGGTTTTCAAGAGATGATATCATTGGAGAAGTCCTCATTCCTCTTGCAGGAATTGAATTATCTGATGGAAAAACGTTAATGAACAGAGAGATTATCAAAAGAAATGTTAGG AAGTCTTCAGGACGGGGTGAGTTACTCATCTCTCTCTGCTATCAGTCCACTACAAATACTCTCACCGTGGTTGTTTTAAAAGCTCGACACCTGCCTAAGTCTGATGTGTCTGGACTTTCAG ATCCCTACGTGAAAGTGAACCTGTACCATGCCAAAAAGAGAATCTCGAAAAAGAAGACTCATGTGAAGAAATGCACCCCCAATGCAGTGTTCAATGAACTGTTTGTCTTTGATATTCCTTGtgagggtcttgaagagataagTGTTGAGTTTCTGGTTTTGGATTCTGAAAGGGGATCCAGAAATGAGGTAATAGGGCGGTTGGTCCTAGGAGCAGCAGCGGAAGGAACAGGTGGAGAGCACTGGAAAGAGATCTGTGACTATCCCAGGAGACAAATTGCCAAGTGGCATATGCTCTGTGATGGGTAG